A window from Planctomycetota bacterium encodes these proteins:
- a CDS encoding right-handed parallel beta-helix repeat-containing protein encodes MPEVPTAHLRRLLAAFALASAFVSAARAGENAAIPGDVQPEPSTLHCLAVRWPVKGDDNANAAVAVQFRKVGAAAWTQGFPLFRTLRTPTREQRNQWSFNGIPADRLPGGWIFAGSLVDLAPETDYEVKLSLQDPDGGDTEKVLRMATLGEPKEPKGMRVRHVVPEDAAGGPADALKGLPAAVAAMAPGDLFLLHKGRYLIKGALELKKSGEPGKPIIFRGAGDGEAIVDGGGDDTTQGRLISAGRIKHIWLEGLTIQGRQYAIVAHEGSNWVIRRCKFQKMEKGFTAHNGGYNVSRGHFITDNVFIGPTTWPRTKGIEAPCATYMSGAGHVVAYNRMQNLGDAVHGTGHGNWSACDLHNNDVTICTDDGFEADYGETNVRVFRNRIVNVAHGITAQPAQGGPLYFFRNFIYNATYSPFKLHNDTCGVLLFHNTCLRNGPCFIIQPGGETVTDVWTRNNLFLGTGGAALPTTGRMLHCDFDNDGFGGFTGPFAQWNGKTYKTPDEAKAAGILYRQHGAIVLDPKAVFASGLVPPADPNATFKGEELDYRLKPDGPAVDKGVVLPNFNDGFRGKAPDLGALEAGEPMPHFGPRK; translated from the coding sequence GTGCCCGAGGTCCCAACGGCACACTTGCGGCGGCTTCTGGCGGCCTTCGCGCTTGCGTCGGCCTTCGTGTCGGCGGCCCGAGCGGGGGAGAACGCCGCCATCCCCGGCGACGTGCAGCCCGAGCCCTCGACCCTGCACTGCCTGGCCGTGCGCTGGCCGGTCAAGGGCGACGACAACGCGAATGCGGCCGTCGCCGTCCAGTTCCGCAAAGTGGGCGCGGCAGCGTGGACGCAGGGCTTCCCCCTCTTCCGCACGCTCCGCACGCCGACGCGCGAGCAGCGGAACCAGTGGTCGTTCAACGGCATCCCCGCCGACCGCCTGCCGGGCGGCTGGATTTTCGCGGGGAGCCTCGTGGACCTCGCGCCCGAGACCGACTACGAGGTGAAGCTGTCGCTCCAGGACCCCGACGGCGGCGACACGGAGAAGGTGCTCAGGATGGCGACCCTCGGCGAGCCGAAGGAGCCGAAGGGGATGCGCGTGCGCCACGTGGTGCCCGAGGACGCGGCCGGCGGCCCCGCCGACGCCCTCAAGGGCTTGCCCGCCGCCGTCGCCGCGATGGCGCCGGGCGATCTCTTCCTCCTCCACAAGGGCCGCTACCTCATCAAGGGGGCGCTGGAACTGAAGAAGAGCGGCGAGCCGGGCAAGCCGATCATCTTCCGCGGCGCGGGCGACGGCGAGGCCATCGTGGACGGCGGCGGCGACGACACGACTCAAGGGCGCCTCATCTCCGCCGGCAGAATCAAGCACATCTGGCTCGAGGGCCTCACCATCCAGGGCCGCCAGTACGCCATTGTCGCCCACGAAGGCTCGAACTGGGTGATCCGCCGCTGCAAGTTCCAGAAGATGGAGAAGGGCTTCACCGCCCACAACGGCGGCTACAACGTCTCGCGCGGCCACTTCATCACCGACAACGTGTTCATCGGCCCCACCACCTGGCCGCGCACCAAGGGCATCGAGGCGCCCTGCGCCACCTACATGAGCGGAGCCGGCCACGTGGTCGCCTACAACCGCATGCAGAACCTCGGCGACGCCGTCCACGGCACCGGCCACGGCAACTGGTCGGCCTGCGACCTCCACAATAACGACGTGACGATCTGCACCGACGACGGCTTCGAGGCCGACTACGGCGAGACCAACGTCCGCGTCTTCCGCAACCGCATCGTCAACGTCGCCCACGGCATCACCGCCCAGCCCGCCCAGGGCGGGCCGCTCTACTTCTTCCGCAACTTCATCTACAACGCCACCTACTCCCCCTTCAAGCTCCACAACGACACCTGCGGCGTCCTCCTCTTCCACAACACGTGCCTGCGCAACGGCCCGTGCTTCATCATCCAGCCCGGCGGCGAAACCGTCACCGACGTCTGGACCCGCAACAACCTCTTCCTCGGCACGGGCGGCGCGGCGCTGCCGACCACGGGGCGGATGCTCCACTGCGACTTCGACAACGACGGCTTCGGCGGCTTCACCGGCCCCTTCGCCCAGTGGAACGGCAAGACCTACAAGACGCCCGACGAGGCCAAGGCCGCGGGCATCCTCTACCGCCAGCACGGCGCCATCGTGCTCGACCCCAAGGCCGTCTTCGCCTCGGGCCTCGTGCCGCCCGCCGACCCCAACGCCACGTTCAAGGGCGAGGAACTCGACTACCGCCTCAAGCCCGACGGCCCGGCCGTGGACAAGGGCGTGGTCCTGCCCAACTTCAACGACGGCTTCCGGGGCAAGGCCCCCGACCTCGGCGCGCTCGAGGCCGGCGAGCCCATGCCCCACTTCGGGCCGAGGAAGTGA
- a CDS encoding (2Fe-2S)-binding protein, protein MAIEKTLSLTVNGQPRTVTTDPGRPLLEVLREDLGLTGTKYACGEGRCGACTVLLGGKAVRSCITPVADAEGKAVVTIEGLAAGDKLHPVQEAFLAEGAVQCGYCAPGMILGVVGLLNEKPNPTDAEVLSRMEGHICRCCGYPKLLRAIRRAVQAGGR, encoded by the coding sequence ATGGCTATCGAGAAGACGCTTTCGCTGACGGTGAACGGGCAGCCCAGGACGGTGACGACCGACCCCGGGCGCCCCCTGCTGGAGGTGCTGCGCGAGGACCTCGGCCTGACGGGCACGAAGTACGCCTGCGGCGAAGGGCGCTGCGGCGCCTGCACCGTGCTGCTCGGCGGCAAGGCCGTGCGCTCGTGCATCACCCCCGTGGCCGACGCCGAGGGCAAGGCGGTCGTGACCATCGAGGGGCTGGCCGCGGGCGACAAGCTGCACCCTGTTCAGGAAGCCTTCCTCGCCGAGGGCGCGGTCCAGTGCGGCTACTGCGCGCCGGGCATGATCCTGGGCGTGGTGGGCCTGCTGAACGAGAAGCCGAACCCGACCGATGCCGAGGTCCTCTCGCGGATGGAGGGCCACATCTGCCGCTGCTGCGGCTACCCGAAGCTCCTCAGGGCCATCCGCCGGGCCGTGCAGGCCGGAGGCCGATGA
- a CDS encoding molybdopterin-dependent oxidoreductase, with amino-acid sequence MKGAVGSRQSGTERALSRREFVRVLGAGLLVSVGAGPALAGERRPRGGGRGGTIAARVHIGQDGAITVLTGKIEMGQGARAELTQAAAEELRVPASRITMVMGDTALVPDDGLTAGSRTTPSTVPAVRQGAAAAREALVQLACQRWGVEPGAVEARDGAITHAATKRTLTYAELAASDELPKAFDQAVPGGITLTAVKEWKVLGTSLPRPNVRDLVTGAHKFPSDLVRPGMLYGKVLRPPSYGARLGAVDLAPAKAMKDVVAVREGDFVGVAAPTSLLARRALAAIAETATWQPAPHPSSQEVFDYLRQRAGGGVPANPFADEVAKAAKALRATYRVPYVQHAPMETRVALAEWADGKLTVWTGTQNPFGYHRELAGAFGLGNDQVRVIVPDFGCGFGGKHTGEAAIEAARLARAAGKPVKLHWTREEEFTWAYFRPAAVIDIEASLDAKGALTSWHFININSGGAAVDTPYRAGKANCRFVRSDTPLRQGSYRTLAATANNFARECFMDELAAAAGADPLDFRLAHLDNPRLRAVLEEAAKRFRWRERVKEKRPDAGIGLACGTEKGSVVAACAEIALDRAKGTIAVRQVTEVFECGAILNPDNLLSQVQGCIVMGLGPALREEMRFEKGEMLNPRFRQYLVPRFSDVPELDIHLLDRPDLPSAGGGETPIIAIAPAIGNAVFHATGQRIRAMPIRLAESGGS; translated from the coding sequence ATGAAAGGGGCAGTCGGCAGTCGGCAATCGGGAACGGAGCGCGCGCTCAGCCGCCGCGAATTCGTGCGCGTGCTGGGCGCGGGCCTGCTCGTCTCCGTGGGCGCGGGGCCGGCCCTGGCCGGCGAGCGCCGCCCGCGCGGCGGCGGCCGAGGCGGCACGATCGCCGCGCGGGTGCACATCGGCCAGGACGGCGCGATCACGGTGCTCACGGGCAAGATCGAAATGGGGCAGGGCGCCCGCGCCGAGCTCACCCAGGCCGCCGCCGAGGAACTGCGAGTCCCCGCCAGCCGCATCACGATGGTGATGGGCGACACGGCCCTGGTGCCCGACGACGGCCTCACGGCCGGCAGCCGCACCACGCCCTCCACCGTGCCCGCCGTGCGCCAGGGGGCCGCGGCCGCGCGCGAGGCCCTCGTGCAGCTCGCCTGCCAGCGCTGGGGCGTGGAGCCTGGAGCCGTCGAGGCGCGCGACGGCGCCATCACCCACGCCGCCACGAAGCGCACCCTCACCTACGCCGAGCTGGCCGCCAGCGACGAACTGCCCAAGGCATTCGACCAGGCCGTGCCGGGCGGCATCACCCTGACCGCCGTGAAGGAATGGAAGGTGCTCGGCACCTCGCTGCCGCGCCCGAACGTCCGCGACCTGGTGACCGGCGCCCACAAGTTCCCGTCCGACCTCGTGCGTCCCGGGATGCTCTATGGCAAGGTGCTGCGGCCGCCCTCGTACGGCGCACGGCTGGGGGCGGTGGACCTCGCGCCCGCGAAGGCGATGAAGGACGTGGTGGCGGTGCGGGAGGGCGACTTCGTGGGCGTGGCCGCGCCGACCAGCCTGCTCGCCCGCCGGGCCCTGGCCGCCATCGCCGAGACCGCCACGTGGCAGCCGGCGCCGCATCCGTCGAGCCAGGAGGTGTTCGACTACCTGCGGCAGCGCGCCGGGGGCGGCGTGCCGGCGAACCCCTTCGCCGACGAGGTGGCCAAGGCGGCCAAGGCGCTGCGCGCAACCTACCGCGTCCCCTACGTGCAGCACGCGCCGATGGAGACCCGCGTCGCCCTCGCCGAATGGGCCGACGGCAAGCTCACGGTGTGGACGGGCACCCAGAACCCCTTCGGCTACCACCGCGAGCTGGCGGGCGCATTCGGCCTGGGGAACGACCAGGTGCGGGTGATCGTGCCCGACTTCGGCTGCGGCTTCGGGGGCAAGCACACGGGCGAGGCCGCCATCGAGGCGGCCCGGCTGGCCCGAGCGGCCGGCAAGCCCGTGAAGCTGCACTGGACGCGCGAGGAGGAGTTCACCTGGGCCTACTTCCGCCCGGCCGCGGTGATTGACATCGAGGCCAGCCTCGACGCCAAAGGCGCCCTCACGTCGTGGCACTTCATCAACATCAACTCGGGCGGGGCCGCCGTGGACACGCCGTATCGCGCGGGCAAGGCCAACTGCCGCTTCGTGCGGTCCGACACGCCGCTGCGCCAGGGCTCGTACCGCACGCTCGCCGCCACGGCCAACAACTTCGCCCGCGAGTGCTTCATGGACGAGCTGGCCGCGGCCGCAGGGGCCGACCCGCTCGACTTCCGCCTCGCGCATCTCGACAACCCGCGCCTGCGCGCCGTGCTCGAGGAGGCGGCGAAGCGCTTCCGCTGGCGCGAGCGGGTGAAGGAGAAGCGGCCCGACGCAGGCATCGGCCTCGCCTGCGGCACCGAGAAGGGCTCGGTGGTGGCCGCCTGCGCCGAGATCGCCCTCGACCGAGCGAAAGGCACCATCGCCGTGCGGCAGGTGACCGAGGTGTTCGAGTGCGGCGCCATCCTCAACCCCGACAACCTGCTCTCGCAGGTGCAGGGCTGCATCGTGATGGGCCTCGGCCCCGCGCTCCGCGAGGAGATGCGCTTCGAGAAGGGCGAGATGCTCAACCCGCGCTTCCGCCAGTACCTTGTGCCGCGGTTCAGCGACGTGCCCGAGTTGGACATCCATCTCCTCGACCGCCCCGACCTCCCGAGCGCGGGCGGCGGCGAGACGCCCATCATCGCCATCGCCCCCGCCATCGGCAACGCCGTGTTCCACGCCACGGGCCAACGCATCCGCGCGATGCCCATTCGGTTGGCCGAGTCCGGCGGTTCGTAG
- a CDS encoding XdhC family protein, translated as MNVSHPAGDIHQAIVELADRGQRFAVAVVLEAEGSSPVGVGAKAAIAAGGVLRGTVGGGAVEAEAQRRAAEAIATGRPLMFRFTLFGRAVGDASPICGGRMRLLVDPTAARHRDAYAAAAAARRCRQRGALVTHLRGAEPCEVAVEFLRADAVPPEQDLPGAEAVRTVLEAEQPALFAEEGREALVEPLIPRPVLVIVGGGHVGQAVAAQADLVGFEVVVMDDRPEFTRPELFPAGAATCCGPVAERLADFPFAGDTYVVIVTRGHQHDAEALAACLRRPAAYVGMIGSRRKVALMRDDFIQSGRATPEEFARVYAPIGLDIGAATVPEIAASIVAQLIAVRRTGRAPRMPLH; from the coding sequence ATGAACGTGAGCCACCCCGCGGGGGATATCCATCAGGCGATTGTGGAACTCGCGGATCGCGGCCAGCGCTTCGCCGTGGCCGTGGTGCTCGAGGCGGAGGGCTCCTCGCCCGTCGGCGTGGGCGCCAAGGCGGCGATTGCGGCGGGCGGCGTCCTTCGCGGCACGGTGGGCGGCGGGGCCGTCGAGGCCGAGGCACAGCGACGCGCCGCCGAGGCGATCGCCACAGGCCGGCCCCTGATGTTCCGCTTCACGCTCTTCGGGCGCGCCGTGGGCGACGCCAGCCCGATCTGCGGCGGGCGGATGCGCCTCCTGGTGGACCCGACGGCCGCCCGGCATCGAGACGCCTACGCCGCGGCAGCCGCCGCGCGCCGCTGCCGCCAGCGCGGCGCGCTTGTCACGCACCTTCGCGGCGCCGAGCCGTGTGAAGTCGCCGTCGAGTTCCTGCGCGCGGACGCGGTCCCGCCCGAGCAGGATCTCCCGGGCGCCGAGGCGGTTCGCACCGTGCTGGAGGCGGAGCAGCCCGCGCTGTTTGCCGAGGAAGGGCGCGAGGCGCTGGTCGAGCCGCTCATTCCCCGGCCGGTGCTCGTCATCGTGGGCGGCGGCCACGTGGGCCAGGCGGTCGCCGCCCAGGCGGACCTGGTAGGGTTCGAGGTCGTGGTGATGGATGACCGGCCCGAGTTCACGCGGCCCGAGCTGTTCCCCGCCGGCGCCGCGACGTGCTGCGGGCCTGTGGCCGAGCGGCTGGCCGACTTCCCGTTCGCCGGCGACACCTACGTCGTCATCGTCACGCGCGGCCACCAGCACGATGCCGAGGCCCTCGCCGCGTGCCTGCGTCGGCCCGCCGCCTACGTGGGCATGATCGGCAGCCGACGGAAGGTGGCGCTGATGCGCGATGACTTCATCCAGTCGGGGCGGGCGACGCCCGAGGAGTTTGCGCGCGTCTACGCGCCGATCGGACTGGACATCGGCGCGGCGACGGTGCCCGAGATCGCCGCGAGCATCGTGGCCCAGTTGATCGCTGTGCGGCGCACGGGCCGCGCGCCCCGGATGCCGCTCCACTGA
- a CDS encoding nucleotidyltransferase family protein, translating into MVCAVILAAGRSRRMGAQKLLLPVGGQPMIARVADAVLAGPVGEVLVVVGADAERIAAALAGRRVRFVANPDPGGEMLGSVRCGLRALPREAAAALIVLGDQPGVTPETVAAVVQGFRESGRGIVVPTHAGRRGHPLLVAMRYRDEILSRYDGTGLRALLRAHPGDVLEVDAATPGAVEDVDTPAAYARLAARQQTVIPSGAERSRGTSQGSEPA; encoded by the coding sequence ATGGTCTGCGCCGTCATCCTTGCCGCCGGACGCTCGCGCCGCATGGGCGCTCAGAAGCTGCTGCTGCCGGTGGGCGGGCAGCCGATGATCGCACGCGTGGCCGACGCCGTCCTTGCCGGCCCCGTGGGGGAGGTGCTCGTGGTGGTGGGCGCCGACGCGGAGCGCATCGCCGCCGCGCTCGCGGGCCGCCGCGTTCGCTTCGTGGCGAACCCGGACCCAGGGGGCGAGATGCTCGGCTCGGTGCGTTGCGGCCTGCGGGCATTGCCGCGCGAGGCCGCCGCGGCGCTGATCGTGCTCGGGGACCAGCCAGGCGTCACGCCCGAGACCGTGGCCGCGGTGGTCCAGGGGTTTCGCGAATCGGGGCGCGGCATCGTGGTGCCGACGCATGCCGGGCGCCGCGGCCACCCGCTGCTCGTCGCAATGCGCTACCGCGACGAGATTCTGAGCCGCTACGATGGGACGGGCTTGCGCGCACTCCTCCGCGCGCATCCCGGCGATGTTCTCGAGGTGGACGCCGCGACGCCCGGCGCCGTCGAGGACGTGGACACGCCGGCGGCCTACGCCCGCCTGGCGGCGCGCCAGCAAACTGTCATTCCGAGCGGAGCGGAGCGAAGTCGAGGAACCTCTCAGGGGAGTGAGCCTGCGTAA
- a CDS encoding PQQ-like beta-propeller repeat protein, with amino-acid sequence MRSANGWLSVVPVLGLLLCSIAVEAADWPQWRGANRDGKVTGFTVPQAWPKTLTKKWTVPVGAGDATPALVGDKLYVFARQGQDEVTLCLNAEDGKELWRDQYAADAPTGAAARHAGPRSSPAVADGKVVTLGVNGVLSCLDAASGKLLWRKDPFPKTVPQFFTAMSPLIVDGMVIAHLGGKGKGAILAYDLATGNEKWRWDAEGPEYASPALMTVEGVKQLVTLTEKSIVGVAVADGKLLWQLPFVPQMRAYNAATPIVDGQTVICTGAGRGTKAIKIEKQGDAFVAKELWNNPDVAVQFNTPVLENGLLFGLSSRGNLFCLNAQDGKAAWTDAAQHGRGFAAIVDAGPVILALPSTSELIAFKPSAAAYEEVARIKVSDTPTYAHPILAGNRVFVKDQDALTLLTLE; translated from the coding sequence ATGAGATCGGCGAACGGATGGCTGAGCGTGGTCCCGGTTCTGGGGCTTCTGCTCTGCTCGATTGCGGTCGAGGCCGCCGACTGGCCGCAGTGGCGAGGGGCCAATCGCGATGGCAAGGTGACAGGCTTCACCGTGCCGCAGGCCTGGCCCAAGACGCTGACGAAGAAGTGGACCGTGCCCGTGGGCGCCGGCGATGCCACTCCCGCCCTCGTCGGAGACAAGCTCTACGTCTTCGCGCGCCAGGGCCAGGACGAGGTGACCCTGTGCCTCAACGCGGAGGACGGCAAGGAGCTGTGGCGCGACCAGTACGCCGCCGATGCCCCCACGGGCGCCGCAGCCCGGCACGCCGGCCCCCGAAGCTCGCCCGCCGTCGCCGACGGCAAGGTGGTCACCCTGGGCGTCAACGGCGTGCTCTCGTGCCTCGATGCCGCCAGCGGCAAGCTCCTCTGGCGCAAGGACCCCTTCCCGAAGACCGTGCCGCAGTTCTTCACGGCCATGTCTCCGCTCATTGTGGACGGCATGGTGATCGCCCACCTCGGCGGCAAGGGCAAGGGCGCCATCCTCGCCTACGACCTCGCCACGGGCAACGAGAAGTGGCGCTGGGACGCCGAGGGTCCCGAGTACGCCTCGCCCGCCCTGATGACGGTGGAGGGCGTGAAGCAACTCGTCACCCTGACCGAGAAGAGCATCGTGGGGGTGGCCGTGGCCGACGGCAAGCTGCTCTGGCAGCTCCCGTTCGTGCCGCAGATGCGGGCGTACAATGCCGCTACGCCGATTGTGGACGGGCAGACCGTTATCTGCACGGGAGCCGGCCGCGGCACCAAGGCCATCAAGATCGAGAAGCAGGGGGACGCCTTCGTGGCGAAGGAGCTGTGGAACAACCCCGACGTCGCCGTGCAGTTCAACACCCCCGTGCTCGAGAACGGGTTGCTCTTCGGCCTGTCGAGCCGCGGCAACCTCTTCTGCCTCAACGCCCAGGACGGCAAGGCCGCGTGGACCGACGCCGCCCAGCACGGCCGCGGCTTCGCGGCGATTGTGGACGCTGGCCCGGTGATCCTGGCCCTGCCCAGCACCTCGGAGCTGATCGCCTTCAAGCCCAGCGCCGCTGCCTACGAGGAGGTCGCGCGGATCAAGGTCTCCGACACGCCGACCTACGCGCACCCCATCCTCGCGGGGAACAGGGTTTTCGTGAAGGACCAGGACGCGCTGACGCTGCTGACGCTCGAGTGA
- a CDS encoding M42 family peptidase, protein MDEKLFERVCNAPGVPGYEDEAQAVVMEALRASCDEVRRDRLGNVIGLKRATRPPADGSPPLKVALAAHVDEIGMMVKHIDSNGFIRFEPMGGLNAQVITSQRMIIHGRKPVGAVVVPDNREDSKDKLTKVNEAFLDTGLPRDALCELVQVGDVVTFASGVERLNDKVYVGRNFDDRIGTYCLLDAMRRVGDTSVDAYAVSSVQEEVGLRGMRPAAYAIQPDIGVAIDGSLCWGPYGDQHERTCALGKGTGVYIMDRLTIGDRRLVQFLFDVCERHHIPVQRNVGGGTDAAAIQQARAGALSTTIGAPVRYMHSTVQLCHADDIEATAELLARFLEHAHELRPDER, encoded by the coding sequence ATGGACGAGAAGCTTTTCGAGCGGGTCTGCAACGCCCCCGGGGTGCCGGGATACGAGGACGAGGCCCAGGCCGTGGTGATGGAGGCGCTGCGCGCGAGCTGCGACGAGGTGCGCCGCGACCGCCTGGGCAATGTCATCGGCCTGAAGAGGGCCACCCGGCCGCCCGCCGACGGCTCGCCGCCGCTCAAGGTGGCGCTGGCCGCCCACGTGGACGAGATCGGGATGATGGTGAAGCATATAGATTCCAACGGCTTCATCCGCTTCGAGCCGATGGGCGGGCTCAATGCGCAGGTCATCACCTCGCAGCGGATGATCATCCACGGCCGCAAGCCCGTCGGCGCCGTCGTCGTGCCCGACAACCGCGAAGACAGCAAGGACAAGCTGACGAAGGTCAACGAGGCGTTTCTCGACACGGGCCTGCCGCGCGACGCCCTGTGCGAACTGGTGCAGGTGGGCGACGTGGTGACCTTCGCCTCGGGCGTCGAGCGGCTCAACGACAAGGTCTACGTGGGCAGGAACTTCGACGACCGCATCGGCACCTACTGCCTGCTCGATGCGATGCGGCGCGTCGGCGACACCTCCGTGGACGCCTACGCCGTGAGCTCGGTGCAGGAGGAGGTGGGCCTCCGCGGCATGCGGCCCGCCGCCTACGCCATCCAGCCCGACATCGGCGTGGCCATTGACGGCAGCCTCTGCTGGGGACCCTACGGCGACCAGCACGAACGCACCTGCGCGCTCGGCAAGGGCACGGGCGTGTACATCATGGACCGCCTGACCATCGGCGACCGGCGGCTGGTGCAGTTCCTCTTCGACGTGTGCGAGCGGCACCACATCCCCGTCCAGCGCAACGTCGGCGGCGGCACCGATGCGGCGGCCATCCAGCAGGCGCGGGCCGGCGCGCTCAGCACCACCATCGGAGCGCCGGTGCGGTACATGCACTCCACCGTCCAACTCTGCCACGCCGACGACATCGAGGCCACGGCCGAACTGCTGGCGCGGTTCCTGGAGCATGCTCACGAGTTGCGGCCCGATGAGAGATAG
- a CDS encoding enolase C-terminal domain-like protein: protein MKIARVAATPVRLPIPPRSYASDDAGTKREWGRLSRLSPKRPSTILEYLLVRIETDEGLAGTGEAPVDIGFFGQTLEEVQAAIDDYLGPQIVGLDPFDREYAMHRIDYRGNSCAKSGIDLALHDLMGRALGVPVSDLIGGSHRQRVPVAIEIAGGAPADMAAACAAYVARGVRAFKPKIGGVPEQDADRLRAIREAVGPSVSLRADANQGYSPKEAIRLCRLAERYDVGLELLEQPVAAWDLQGMAAVCRAVDTLIEADESCYSIHDALQLIRHEAADVLNIKIAKAGGLYAAKKIAALAEAAGLKCVLGTAFGLGIGVAAKLHLAASTVAVTDAVEFTEIGLHGNLLAPPHDRLLALPLEADGCLPVPGDPGFGVALDEDAVARSSVAPFAP from the coding sequence ATGAAGATCGCGCGTGTCGCGGCCACACCCGTCCGCCTGCCCATTCCTCCACGCTCCTACGCGTCGGACGACGCGGGGACGAAGCGCGAGTGGGGGCGCCTGAGCCGTCTCTCGCCCAAGCGGCCGAGCACGATCCTCGAGTACCTGCTCGTTCGCATCGAGACCGACGAGGGTCTTGCCGGCACAGGCGAGGCGCCCGTGGATATCGGCTTCTTCGGCCAGACACTCGAGGAGGTGCAGGCGGCGATTGACGACTACCTGGGGCCGCAGATCGTCGGCCTCGACCCCTTCGACCGCGAATACGCCATGCACCGCATTGACTACCGGGGCAACTCGTGCGCCAAGTCGGGCATTGACCTGGCGCTCCACGACCTGATGGGGCGCGCGCTCGGCGTGCCCGTGAGCGACCTCATCGGCGGCTCGCACCGGCAGCGCGTGCCCGTGGCCATCGAGATCGCGGGCGGCGCCCCGGCCGACATGGCCGCGGCGTGCGCGGCCTACGTGGCCAGGGGCGTGCGCGCGTTCAAGCCCAAGATCGGCGGCGTGCCCGAGCAGGACGCCGACCGGCTCCGCGCCATCCGCGAGGCCGTGGGGCCGAGCGTGTCGCTGCGGGCCGACGCCAACCAGGGCTACTCGCCCAAGGAGGCGATCCGCCTGTGCCGCCTCGCCGAGAGGTACGATGTCGGCCTCGAGCTCCTCGAACAGCCCGTGGCCGCCTGGGACCTCCAGGGCATGGCCGCCGTGTGTCGGGCGGTGGACACCCTGATCGAGGCCGACGAGAGCTGCTACTCGATTCACGATGCCCTGCAACTGATCCGCCACGAGGCGGCCGATGTGCTGAACATCAAGATCGCCAAGGCCGGCGGGCTCTACGCGGCCAAGAAGATCGCGGCCCTGGCCGAAGCCGCGGGCCTCAAGTGCGTGCTGGGCACGGCCTTCGGCCTGGGCATCGGCGTGGCCGCCAAGCTCCACCTCGCCGCGTCTACAGTCGCCGTGACCGACGCGGTGGAGTTCACCGAGATCGGCCTTCACGGCAACCTGCTCGCCCCGCCGCACGACAGGTTGCTCGCCCTGCCGCTGGAGGCCGATGGCTGCCTGCCCGTGCCCGGCGACCCCGGCTTCGGCGTGGCGCTTGATGAGGATGCCGTGGCGCGAAGCTCGGTTGCGCCCTTCGCCCCTTGA